From Sulfuracidifex tepidarius, one genomic window encodes:
- a CDS encoding ATP-binding protein, with amino-acid sequence MDLDKNEPVGIVLQKGQNNAVRAILAQNLDVSMGQLLVVQDHEKISLGRIESFEYINNFFAEDSELIRPLSGSSEIYSLLSSGTVTRADLSIIRRYGHSSTPKPGSLIKTLPEINDSDLPDFYGLPDFNGYIKYGRLAGSNIPLLLDLNSITMHVGIFGETGSGKSYNMRYLLYNLSSIRIGEKDEAIPVMLIDANGDYADFTYTNSNMLTGRRWIKRYVLRDPVFPNDQRLTIDLSLFSPRDLAEFITSLKYGQSGGNALQSNFLEYILSLHDQKDFNFLLGTPTGLDNLKQEINEAASNKELGFNYSTSRSIQSALEIFRNKVVNKLALVSSNASLTENTLEVMWRSRGLATVDFSADASPGIDITTKQLIVSYISRITYNYLTRTKYNGSQRFLAFIIEEAQNYIPSNDYPVNANLTKDILVTLATQGRKFGLSLFLVSQRPAFIDKYVLSMLNTFFFHRIYHEDVRYVMSASGGLPESLSHALTSLDTGYVIVNGLMSAMRSPVLVKIPWDARLGSYAGSVERVERVLSAD; translated from the coding sequence ATGGATCTGGACAAGAACGAACCTGTTGGGATAGTATTACAGAAAGGACAGAACAACGCCGTCAGAGCGATTTTAGCTCAGAACCTAGACGTCAGTATGGGACAACTTTTAGTAGTTCAAGATCATGAAAAAATATCACTAGGAAGAATAGAGTCCTTTGAGTATATAAATAACTTCTTCGCGGAGGACTCCGAGCTTATAAGACCTTTAAGCGGGTCATCGGAGATCTATAGCTTACTAAGTTCAGGGACAGTAACTAGAGCCGATCTTTCGATCATAAGGAGATATGGGCATTCGTCTACGCCAAAGCCGGGTTCATTAATTAAAACCTTACCCGAAATAAACGACAGTGATTTACCCGATTTCTATGGACTACCTGACTTCAATGGATATATAAAATACGGTAGACTAGCTGGCTCAAATATACCGCTTCTATTGGACCTGAACTCGATCACCATGCACGTAGGAATTTTCGGAGAGACCGGTAGCGGAAAGAGCTACAACATGAGATACCTTCTCTACAACTTATCTAGCATTCGAATAGGAGAAAAAGATGAAGCTATTCCAGTTATGCTAATCGACGCTAACGGAGATTATGCTGACTTTACATATACAAATTCAAACATGTTAACCGGAAGGAGATGGATAAAGAGATACGTCCTCAGAGATCCAGTTTTCCCGAACGACCAGAGGCTAACTATAGATCTCTCCCTGTTTTCTCCTAGAGATCTTGCAGAATTCATAACCTCCCTTAAGTATGGCCAATCTGGAGGGAACGCCCTTCAATCTAATTTCTTAGAGTACATACTTTCCCTCCATGACCAAAAGGACTTCAACTTCCTCCTAGGTACTCCCACCGGTCTGGATAACCTTAAACAGGAGATAAATGAAGCTGCCTCCAACAAGGAGCTGGGTTTCAATTACAGTACCTCTAGAAGCATACAAAGCGCACTGGAGATATTCAGAAATAAGGTAGTAAATAAGTTAGCTTTGGTGAGCTCCAACGCATCCTTGACTGAAAACACGCTCGAAGTCATGTGGAGGTCTCGTGGATTAGCTACAGTTGACTTTTCCGCCGACGCCTCACCAGGGATAGACATAACCACAAAACAGCTAATAGTGAGTTACATATCTAGAATCACTTATAACTACCTTACAAGAACTAAATATAACGGCTCGCAACGTTTCTTAGCGTTCATAATCGAGGAAGCCCAAAACTATATTCCCTCTAACGATTATCCCGTAAATGCAAACTTAACTAAGGACATCCTAGTCACCTTAGCCACTCAAGGGAGGAAGTTCGGTCTCTCCCTCTTCCTTGTCAGCCAGAGACCTGCATTCATAGATAAGTACGTCCTTTCCATGTTGAACACATTCTTCTTCCACAGGATCTATCACGAGGACGTCAGGTATGTAATGTCTGCCTCAGGAGGTCTACCAGAGTCTTTGTCACACGCTTTGACATCGCTCGACACAGGATACGTGATAGTCAACGGGTTGATGTCTGCCATGCGTAGTCCAGTGTTGGTGAAAATACCTTGGGATGCTAGGTTGGGATCATACGCAGGTAGCGTGGAAAGAGTTGAAAGAGTATTGTCTGCAGATTAA
- a CDS encoding DUF5591 domain-containing protein, whose protein sequence is MINCQTLYYQLKINSFQPIIKREGEDLFINPTVKKWHEFFFQSYESTKPLALLLPCTSVKPYSRSATHRLVYSILKRKNLDNHVQVYSVSEPMLLVPREVEECYPFSSYEYSPKVMTVQEKDEFVELLRKPLAKIAKQHKVIVGVLPTHHYSIVDRASRKEGLKLYLMRYGKLAFRSISESIENLETKGKEINAINNT, encoded by the coding sequence GTGATAAACTGTCAAACTCTTTATTATCAGCTTAAGATTAACTCTTTTCAACCTATTATAAAGAGAGAAGGGGAAGACCTCTTCATTAATCCAACAGTTAAGAAATGGCACGAGTTTTTCTTTCAATCATATGAGTCTACTAAACCGTTGGCTTTGCTGTTACCTTGTACGTCTGTTAAACCTTATAGTAGATCAGCTACACATAGACTAGTTTATTCTATTTTAAAGAGGAAAAATCTAGATAACCACGTTCAGGTTTATTCGGTATCTGAACCGATGCTGTTAGTTCCCAGAGAAGTCGAGGAATGCTATCCTTTTAGTTCCTATGAGTATTCTCCAAAGGTCATGACAGTGCAGGAAAAAGATGAGTTCGTTGAACTGCTCAGAAAGCCTCTAGCAAAAATTGCCAAACAACACAAAGTTATAGTTGGGGTTCTTCCTACTCATCACTATTCCATAGTCGACAGAGCCTCGAGGAAGGAAGGCTTAAAGTTATACCTCATGAGATATGGGAAATTGGCATTTAGGTCTATCAGTGAATCTATAGAAAATTTAGAAACAAAAGGCAAAGAAATAAATGCGATAAACAACACATGA